From Paenibacillus polymyxa, the proteins below share one genomic window:
- a CDS encoding GerAB/ArcD/ProY family transporter, whose product MKKTQISSKEMISLMVLFELGTSMMSIPGRDAGKDVWIAILISTIVGALLFVCYGSLHRRFPDLLMTQYCRALLGKKAGSALAFLYIVFFLYGGARDLRDTGILIADRTLQHTPLTVICGLMVVLVMYVVYLGIEVAGRTAIIMLILLLLLGLATNMLILLAGIVDVGNILPIAEHGWQRIWQVVYSQAVMLPYGEMVTFAMILPTLKKGYRANGVGVSAILFGGLLLSVVTLSNVLVLGEDVFKRATYPLLTMISKVEISDFIDRVDVIGVMSVIIFDFFKIFIFYYAAVKAAEDVLRISYHKLILPFGLIMLVSCVLMALGYQDHLETGEFVLKWLFPIFAVFFPLLLLIVSWLKKTRNKKIEENAP is encoded by the coding sequence ATGAAGAAGACACAGATAAGTTCAAAAGAAATGATCTCTCTCATGGTGCTGTTTGAATTGGGCACATCCATGATGTCTATTCCCGGTAGGGATGCGGGTAAGGATGTATGGATCGCCATCCTCATTTCCACGATTGTTGGGGCATTGCTTTTTGTTTGCTATGGCAGCCTGCACCGACGTTTTCCTGATTTGCTTATGACACAATACTGCAGAGCTCTTTTGGGCAAGAAAGCAGGGAGCGCGCTTGCTTTTTTATATATCGTGTTTTTTCTCTACGGCGGAGCACGGGATCTTAGGGATACGGGGATCCTGATTGCTGACCGTACACTTCAGCATACGCCGTTGACAGTCATCTGTGGCTTAATGGTTGTACTTGTCATGTATGTGGTGTATTTGGGAATTGAGGTTGCAGGCCGGACGGCCATTATCATGTTGATTTTGCTACTGCTGCTGGGTCTCGCTACTAATATGTTGATTTTGTTGGCAGGCATTGTGGATGTGGGCAATATATTGCCCATAGCCGAGCATGGCTGGCAGCGGATATGGCAAGTAGTTTATTCGCAGGCCGTAATGCTACCGTACGGCGAGATGGTTACGTTTGCGATGATTCTTCCCACCTTAAAAAAAGGCTATCGTGCCAATGGGGTAGGGGTCTCTGCTATATTGTTTGGAGGGCTACTCCTGTCTGTTGTTACGCTGTCCAATGTGCTTGTACTAGGAGAGGACGTGTTCAAACGGGCGACTTATCCCCTGCTTACTATGATCAGCAAGGTCGAAATATCTGATTTTATCGACAGAGTCGATGTGATCGGCGTGATGAGCGTTATAATTTTTGATTTTTTCAAAATCTTCATCTTTTATTATGCCGCAGTTAAAGCGGCAGAGGATGTATTGAGAATATCCTACCATAAACTGATTCTGCCATTTGGGCTGATCATGTTAGTCTCTTGTGTATTAATGGCACTGGGTTATCAAGATCACCTTGAAACAGGCGAGTTTGTACTGAAATGGCTGTTTCCGATATTTGCCGTGTTTTTTCCACTCTTACTTCTAATTGTATCGTGGCTGAAAAAGACCCGGAATAAAAAAATAGAGGAGAATGCCCCATGA
- a CDS encoding GerAB/ArcD/ProY family transporter yields MSHRLANKTYISTGQMLILMFHFILGNAVIINMDSEYERNTWIAQTIAMLVGMVLFRMYTYTAERFPGQMLTTYARQLVGNKGGTAIGVLYILFFLYLTSRNLRDETELVRVSVLEKTPSLVVAFLMILCAIYVLWLGFEVLARTGQVFFVVILIVMLLGNTLLLLSGSVHLEELMPVMSKGFKPVLMSALRDRLAFPFGELICFMMFVPSVKRPSQITKAGYISILAGGTILVEVAILNVTVLGTDITERSIFPLLSTFQNVQLSEYVQRPDVIVLMSIIIGDFFKVALFSYAAVLGISDIFGLPYRKVLLPCGIIVLLWSQIGATNLSEHFEFGRLSLIYVHPLFVYVIPCLFFLLALLRRSRGRS; encoded by the coding sequence ATGAGTCATCGTCTTGCCAATAAAACATACATCAGTACCGGACAAATGCTCATTCTGATGTTCCATTTTATTCTAGGAAATGCAGTCATTATTAATATGGATAGTGAATATGAACGGAATACTTGGATTGCTCAGACTATTGCTATGCTGGTCGGAATGGTATTGTTCCGGATGTACACCTACACGGCAGAGAGATTCCCCGGCCAAATGTTGACTACCTATGCTCGTCAATTGGTAGGGAATAAGGGTGGAACGGCAATAGGGGTACTGTACATTCTGTTTTTTTTGTATTTGACCAGTAGAAATTTACGTGATGAGACTGAACTGGTTCGTGTGTCTGTACTGGAAAAAACACCGAGCCTAGTCGTGGCTTTTCTGATGATTCTCTGTGCAATCTATGTCCTCTGGCTTGGCTTTGAAGTACTGGCCCGTACGGGGCAGGTGTTTTTTGTAGTAATCCTCATCGTTATGCTTTTGGGAAATACATTATTGCTCTTATCGGGCAGTGTTCATCTTGAAGAACTGATGCCCGTCATGAGTAAGGGTTTTAAACCTGTACTCATGTCAGCCCTAAGGGATCGTTTGGCTTTTCCTTTTGGTGAGCTGATTTGTTTTATGATGTTTGTCCCTTCTGTAAAAAGGCCTTCACAGATCACCAAAGCTGGATATATAAGTATTTTAGCTGGAGGCACTATTTTAGTTGAAGTCGCAATATTAAATGTAACCGTGCTGGGGACCGATATAACAGAGCGTTCTATTTTTCCATTATTAAGTACATTCCAGAACGTGCAGCTTTCGGAATATGTGCAGCGTCCAGATGTTATTGTACTGATGTCCATTATTATCGGAGACTTTTTTAAAGTGGCCTTGTTTTCTTATGCAGCAGTGTTGGGGATATCGGATATATTTGGTTTACCGTACCGAAAAGTGCTCTTACCTTGCGGTATTATTGTTTTACTATGGTCACAGATAGGGGCAACAAACCTGAGTGAGCACTTTGAATTTGGACGACTGTCCCTCATCTATGTTCATCCATTATTTGTTTACGTTATTCCTTGTTTGTTCTTCCTGCTGGCTCTCTTGCGGAGAAGCAGAGGAAGAAGTTGA
- a CDS encoding Fur family transcriptional regulator produces the protein MRTLNLTSQRQAVYDVVREAHDHPTAADVMNRLMERGYNLAYGTVYNSLRYLTDKELIRELKLGEAASRYDGRMDDHQHIICQVCGRVDEVMSEVPHDWIDTVAHETGYTIAHAHVVFGGVCKECQSKRIK, from the coding sequence ATGAGAACTTTAAATTTAACTTCGCAGCGCCAAGCGGTATATGATGTGGTCCGTGAGGCCCACGATCATCCTACCGCTGCCGATGTTATGAATCGGTTGATGGAGCGCGGATATAATCTGGCCTATGGAACGGTCTATAATTCATTGCGTTATTTAACGGATAAGGAATTAATCCGTGAGCTGAAACTAGGGGAAGCTGCTAGTCGTTATGATGGTCGGATGGACGATCATCAGCATATTATTTGTCAGGTATGCGGCCGAGTAGATGAAGTGATGAGTGAAGTCCCACACGATTGGATTGATACGGTTGCGCATGAAACGGGATATACGATTGCCCATGCCCATGTCGTATTCGGAGGAGTGTGTAAGGAATGTCAAAGCAAGCGAATCAAGTAA